The DNA window TCTTTATAAAGAAGCACAAACAGGCAGATCAGGTTCAAACAGACCCTACCCTTTGCACTGGATCCCACAGCAGCTCCATACCTGAGACTAGTCAGAGTCAATGTGGTCAGACTTCAGGTCCACCAGCAGGTCAGAGCATCTACCAGGCAATCACATGTTTCAACCAATGTTAGAATTTAAGCTGAGCTTTTGGAAAGTTCAActaaaaaaatcaaatcctGTCATTACTTATTAACTCACAACAAAGTGAGTAGATGATgagtaaattattatattttcatattttgaattaataaaataaaataaaacttttgaaTTCCTTAATTTACTATTTCAACTTTATgagtacagtgtgtgtgtgtgtgtggaccccctGAAATAGCAGTGGCCACCCCATGTAAAAAATTGTAGCTCCGCCACTGTTGTACATATGAATACTTAGATACCCgtacttcctctgacagattcctgaaGTACCACACTGTCATGACCGACCTCCGGCACGACAGCAGAGGACTGTGGAACGACGCCAAGTTCTTCATGGAGGAACTGAGCTCACTACAGCTGAGCTGTGCTAAGCTGGCATGTAAGGAGATCAttcaaaggaggtaagttccattgttatatttcatttgacatcatgatttgcttataaattctgcccatagtctcctccgtcttactcgcattttaaaatgtggactgtataaaTCAGGATTGAGAATAATTGATTTTTCTATAGGCATGCCATTCTGACAGAGAAGAACCCTCTGAATCCAGAAgattgctgggccgtgctgagggctgccaagcacGACTTCTTGGCGATCGTCGGAAAGGTTTATCCAGAAGAAACACCCCTGGAGTTGAAAGAGTGCTGCCTCCtgctctactacctggaggccattgtcatcctgaagcatctccagcaagcaggcgtggtggagcacatgactgtaagtattgtactctttttttgtctgtcactgACACTTTTGCCGTTACCTTTATTAATCAGTGTGACGTCCTTGTTTTGtgcaggtccaggagtggatggaGAGGACCAGAGTCGAGTCGGGCTACACGGTCATTGGGGTAAAGGAGCACAGATCGTCCACACGACGAGTGGCTGCGTTTGCCctatcctctgaggaggagaaggtaaGTTATTCAAACTGGTtgagatttatttcatattttctgccccaaccaaacagcaccttttcaaaattaaatccttgttcatgtttttcctctgtcgaCAGTGGTTTGATACCTACTTCAGTCACGTGCGTCCGCAGCTCCTGGCCTCCAATTGGAGCAAAAGAACCACCGATCACcaggggggagatgagaggTTCTTTGTCTCCACCTCAGGGAGGCCGATATACAATGCATCAGCCGACCtccaccggctgcaccaaaggTAAGCTAACCATCGTGATGCATTTCCCTCACAATATGTTCTGATTACACGTTATCAGGCGTCATGTGAGAAGTATTAATAAAGGCCATGTTAATTTTGCACTTTAGATACCAGCTGGACCCAGTGACCAGCCAGACAGCCTGGCGAGTGTTTGGGACAGCCACAAAGAACATGACAGACTCTGAAAAGACTTTGGTGGCTGATTATCTCAGTCATTCTGCTGCGACGGCTAAAAATGTGGTGgcagccagtaagctgctgagcaagctggcaggtgacttaaggtaagcatgttttatgtttgctgtcggactttcaacacacacaatcaaagccctcataactgaacactaatcttaaactgtttgtatttcagtgcctcctctgcagaAGAGGGAACCATCCGTGCTACCCGTGGCGCTGTGCGGAGTGCTGCCCCCGGATCAAATCAAcggaccgacgtccaggcagcATATGACCGGCTTCTGCAGACTCATCCGGTGACCCTGGATGGAGACGTGCCAGACAGGACCGTTCGTTCACAGACGTCAGGCCAGTTCCAGAGGCAGCTTTACgagcgctggctgaaggcccagatgaaacTGCGCGTGAAGCATGTCCTCTGTTGAGTATTGTTATTGACACTAATTAATTACCTTTTTACTGAGAAACTAGTCATCTTGACTAACCAACcaatttcatttgcttttgacagcacactttggcagacgggAACCCACAGAGTCGAGGATCAACGCTTGGATAAAGAAGCAGGGTTGGAAGGGCAACGTCCCCAGCGCTGCCAGGATCCTAAAAGACTGGAAGCCCACCGGATCTGTGAAGACGGCGTCTGCACCGGATCTGTGAAGACGGCGTCTGCACGACCCGGCatttccaggctggtgaggtggtctgtgactaccatgggcgggtagtcacagccacagagggctGGCAGATCCACCAGGCTACAACTGAGGAGCAGACTGGGTatatgacagtaaaaataatcacatgtgcattgatgcacacGCACCTCAATGTGAGTGCCACCCCAAGAAGCAAACTTTTGGACGGCTAATTAATCATTCCAGGAAGAAAGCCAACATTCGGCCCAGGCTCTGCACCGTGGAGATGGACGGGAAAGAGCAGGACGTCATCCTTTTCTTAGCTCAGAGGAAAATTGATCTTGGTGAAGAACTTCGTTTTGATTTTGGTGTAGAGCGAAAGTCATTCAGAGGAGAGGGTTTAGACCTATGCTGGGTGTAAAAACCTGCATGGGGCTCTGTACATGTGTGGGTTTATGTACAAGAAGTTCTCCACTGACCTCAATATATAGTTAGACAATGTATGAATTTGTGTgacataatgtaaaaatatgatcttccacattaaactAGAGATTGTGAAGCCAAGTGAGTCCAGCTCTATTAGGGTACGTTAAAGATGCTGCAGTTATTCATGTTACACAGTTTACATACCGCTGACACCAATGCCAACTGAAACCAAACAtgatggagagaataaaacCGCTATCAGTCCTACAGCAGAATTACctttttttgtagacctgtgtaatatatgctcacctacagcaaagagtcttaatgttaatgcttcttaatatgtagttgtccttcatccaactagttttagagcaacacatcaaaatgttaGGCACATTGTAGAAATATctgtcctcctgctgctgctagggcttctgtttccttgatggctgtttcacacctctctctgatgcacacacagaggtacCCGCCCCCCAACACACTGGGAACACAGCCATGGCTGACCTGCAGGTCACATAATCAAATAGAGTGAGTCAGATAAACGTAATAAAGGtctttattgcatttttgctataaaatgtgcctatactttttttttaacagtgagATTCCTGTCTTCTCAAAGTTACACCATTCTAAGTCGTACTGTTAAATTCatatgtctctgtctgtgtcaaCACATGTTGACCACAGTGACCTACACATATAAGAACACAAACATATAAGAaaacacagcctgaagtattaCAACAGAAATTCTCAGGTCACTTCCTTAAGCTGAGAAGATCTCCATTTGTGCTGAAAGCACCTACACTTGGGAAGGCTCTTACAGTCTGTAAGCGTGCTTGAAATGCAGCCTGTGTGGACCACTACAACAACAGGCCACACAGGGGATTTATTAACTAAATTAAAGTACGGGATTTATGCTCCACAAATTGCCCAAAACACATGTTTATAGCCCGACTAGATTTAGCTGCAACACTTGTCACCAGCTAAAAATCAATAAGATTAATACATAgatttatatgtaatatatgtCATAGTCATAAACACAGAGTGCGAGTAAAGTAACATTTTGTTAAGCAATGGCCAGGTGCTGGGAAAAAATAACCTTTAAGATACTGATTATCACCCCAGTGGTCTTAGAGCAATGCAACAAAATATTAGGATCATTACAGGCTGTGCCTGTCCTCCTGTTGCTGCCTGgacttttgtttgattgatggCAGTTTCACACCTCTGTGATGCACACAGACAGCTACCCATCCCCCAGCACGCTGTGAAATCCAGACGTCACACCTTGGGCAGATCTGCAGGTCACATATGCTGTTCCCTTTATTTTAGCTTAATCACAAAGCCTGTCTGCTCAAGGAAgtgtgctttcattttatagaaattagcaaaaaaaataaataaataaaacatagcagtatcacagaggtcaaagcaacGCCATCGGAGAAAATAGCAGGCCGAATCTGCAGCGAcattacacaaaaaacatacaatgtacatggggaatcagggttcgattttgcagagggagtctgagaaacggccccctctcatttgtaattttcttatgttcttatgacattTGTGAACAAACATTCATTGGAGACTGATGTGTAAGCATGTTTTCACGCTAttcatttaattctattttttataaatatatcagTCTTGTGTTtcaatatattttgtgaatatgtgtctttcatatttgcaggtcagtcagtgtgtgggataatttgtatagatatggcaggcttttgtgaaggtttccatgtcacacacaaagGCTTATTTGAGCTACCAGTCtgagtaaatgcaaatgtaacaggcttcacaggtaattggtgtgtttgcacaacaaaagtaGGAGGGCAATGGAGCTAATGGCTCAGCGAGAATCTGCGGCAGGCCTAGTAGTGCTAGAAAATTTAGGCAAATTTGTGCAGGTTTAGTAGTTCTGGCGTTAATGACTTAttttggaagtttttttttttttttaaccagtaatgccgaTAGCTCCATTggatgaacataagaacataagaacataagaaatttacaaacgagaggaggccattcggcccatcaagctcgtttggggagaacttagctaatagctcagagttgttaaaatcttatctagctctgatttaaaggaacccatggttttagcttccactacaatagcaggaagactattccatactctgactacacgctgtgtaaagaagtgcttcctcaaatttgttttaaaatgttctcccgctaatttccacttatggccacaagttctagtatttagactaatattgaaatagtcatttggctgaacggcatccagacccgttagaatcttatagacctgaatcatatccccccttagtctcctttgctcaaggctgaacagattcagttccgctaacctctcctcgtaagacattcctctaagaccaggaatcattctcgtagctcttcgttgcaccttttctaaggcagcaatgtccttcttgaggtatggtgaccaaacctgcacacagtattctaggtggggtcttaccaaggaattatataagtgtaacatcacctcccttgacttaaactccacacatctagagatataacccaacattctgttcgccttttttattgcttccccacattggcgagagtgggacatggaagcatcaacatacataccgagatctttctcgtaatcagctacctttatttcagtggaacccataaaatatctgtactgtatatttctgctccctgcatggattaccttacatttatctgtgttaaatttcatctgccaagtatcagcccattcgctaattaaatccagatcccgttggagcctctctgctgctagattagtatctgctaccccgcccaccttagtgtcgtctgcaaatttaaccagtaaagagcaatacaccaaaattTTAGGAACATTTTAGACTGAGCCTATCCTCCTGCTAATactagtagtcactgtatgtcaatttgtctgtgtcagaacagtacggattagaacaatctGTGGTGCCATctgtaatgcgatctgggccctttaaggctggctcgccgCAAATAGTGAGCGAGCGCGAGTGTGCGTTAGAGCAAGACGGGGAcggggtggcaatttcaggcagaaatttcagggtaaaaagggggaaatcgaaattggatcatattAGCAatgttgctcagaatcgctgtagctttccgatggtatgtgGGGGgacacataagaaaacaaacattcattattacattctaTTTACGTTAAAttgcgatcttccacattaatcaaaagGTAAAACTGACATAATTACAGCCTCGAtatcttatattaaagtcacccgagagtcacaaaatggttttgaaatggcaaagacagacacaaatcaaatgtatatgagcagcaacataagggatctgttgtttgggttaattatattatagtatacactatatatttgtggtgtggtggcgaattcgtgcagaagttttagaactgcactattCATTTATCActctatttagaaatataaattctaAAAGTTCGTAAAAGATTCATCCTTCttcagggctagacataaggatttaggagggcacagccactttggccttggctattcatattttttctagggcacaaggccattaagcctgggcacaaggccaaaatctggagtaaattagccgtgcatgtgcatcgcagagaggtgaaaaacagcaatcaaggaaacaatagccctcATCTCAGAAGCCGATGTTAACGGCTTGAGTAACTaacctgcttgattcaaatgctgatgactcccaggctgaggaatttgtaactaaatagttggattaaaaatatttgcatcattgtaatttgctcacaactacagctaacttgcttaatcataattagcccttctgaagtctgttacccgtcatctcagatgttgatgttaaccgcttcagtaagtaacctgtgggtcgcactggtaaaatagttgaggttatttttccttaaacggtcatcatgtttttatgctccacaaatactgtaggttgtcagctttatttgcctgtgtacattttatattgtctgtcattgctttgacctctgtgattttgctaaggttatcctgctaattcccttgcaaactgtaaaataaaagcgtgattatttgagtagatgggctgtgtgtttcagttcgtcacgtgctttggtgtatttgcggtgtattacaggtcagtgtgccatgcatcagataggtagtggcccagtctataatgctccaaatattttgaagggttactctaaaactgctggggctattgacatgtgtctggtctctgtgtggaccacaaatgttgtgctttaatttgatgcttaatttggctttatagcctgaggtaggagctcaaacagacctcattctaggcatccgtacagattgtcaggcccttccgaagtctgttgcccctcatctcagatgttgatgttaaccgcttgagtaagtgacctgtgggtcgcacttaaactactgtaatacttggggcaacgacaaggtcgtaaactttatacattgccaaaaaaaaaacaaaataattatactagaaaagtgtcactttatttcacatttaaagagttatttcacataaaaactgcatacaagaaaatagtacagtgcaatcaggatgtacttgggccaattgattagaaattaagagctttaaatttgatgaGTGAATAATCTGCCCGACCTTGCATGGTGGaataatctacccacatcacttttgggaagagtagcaaacaatcaaaatgatgatcttgccaaaaattaactacatgttctcaatggttctcagtccctctcccctgaacgatttcctctgcaccccataatcgaacaacagttcctccccaacattaatcctgttcagggccaaaagcaaaataacatcctgtcccccgacggctgggctgtacagtcttggccggaggttggccttatgggaatgattaatcagccggccaaaaggctgtatgcccgggtgacaggcacactcagacttatggctgttccggaagaagaacatgtagccagattcttcttccttcgtcgatgagtgaatccgctggccctcagtggctgtgactaccggcccgtggtagtcacacaccacctcaccagcctggaactgccgggtggcgcagactcccttccccttccccgcaatgtccatcaccacaagtcccttccacttctggttgtggatgagctcctggatgtggctagagtccacggcagtgtccaccgaacccactggtctccagtccttcagaacgctggccgcgctgggaacgttacttttccagccttggttcctgatccaagcgtcgacccgggactcggtgggctgccgtctgccaaagtgtgctgtcaagaacaaagtaaattgttgttagttaagaagcctatgtagataggaccgtttcacagtaaaaaatgtcattagtgctacaaacaatactcacacaagacatgccgtacgcgcatcctcatctgggccttcagccagcgatcatagagctgccgctgaaaccggcccgacgtctgcgagcgtgccgtcttgtctgggatgtcgccatccagggtcacggggtgggtccgaaggagctgatcgaacgctgcctggacatccatctgttggttggatgccagggcagcatcccgtgcggcaccacgggcagaacagctgggcCCTTCCTCTCcggagtcagcgctgagataaaaataaaaaaacaaaaaaaaataacccacaaacgtttaaggttagtgttcagtggtgagggctttggttgtgtgtcttgatgttggtaagtgtgttgacaaacagaaaacatgcctaccttgagtcacctgccagcttcttcagcagcttactggccagcaccacattccgcgactgcttcatccggtagtgctcgtcagccgtcgcagtggaatgagtgaggtaatcggccaccaaggacttctcttggtccgtcaagtccttggtggccgtctcaaagatgcgccgggccgtctggtaggtgactggatccagcttgtatctaaaatacaaaaatacatttattaatacgtctcacacaacacgtatgtagaacatattatagggggaattaatcatgacgatcagctcacttttggtgcagccggttgaggtcattcgaagcgttgaacgccggcctgcctgcggtggagacgaagaaccgtttgtctcctcccaggtcatccagtgtcgtccggctcctcttggagctcaggagctgtggccgtacctgggtgaagtagatgtcgaaccacttttggcagaggaaaacagattaaaatcgctgctcttgaaataaactatgaaataaatcttatcaaacttgatatacttaccgtctcctcctcagaggacaatgcaaacgtggccgcttgctgcaccgacgtcttgtgttccttcaccacaatcaccgtatggtcggcctcggacgtgctcctggtcatccactcctggacctacacaatacaatgatgtcccactgataaataagagtatcggcaaaaaggaaaagtgaagacaaaaagaatacaacacttacggtcatgtgctccaccacgcctggtggctggagatgcttcagaatcaccgtggcctccaggtagtagaggacaaggcagcactctgcacactccaggggcatctcctccggatacaccttgccaaggactgccaagaagtcgttcttggcagccctcagcacggcccagcagtcctctggactcttctctgggctcatccccgtgagaatgacatgactatgtgggtgggagaagaaaattcaattactgtcaatcctaatcaatacagtacacattttaataaaatgtgctcacaatgtaaaatggctctgcttctccatgcagtgcactccaggagcagtgagggagataaaaaaaaaacattatgagtgtgttaaacacagtagaggagatgtataatcaaatcataatatggaatttaacgggtgttgacagttgaacttacctcctttgcgtcatctccttactcaccaactttgcagagctctgctggagtgagcccaggtactccacgaagaacattgcctcattccacaaggcaatgttgtcacgccggaggtcggtggccacggtgtggtacttgaggaatctgtcagaggaaggacaggtatgtaagtatccatatgtacataaacttgtacatgccaccatgacaatagtgggaggactgaacttccttgaagaaaacagatacgacaatacaacacaaacctacaatatactgttaaaaatctacatgctaccaacctcttcaggctcttcatgtagttgacctgagtctgcctggagagaccagcctcagtcagctcccgaaagaagagcttcgtcctctccctctccctcagaaattcaagggatggctcttcagggttcacaaaaaacatgaacctgctgacgttttccacctggaaaataaaatcggcattacttaatgaatatattgcgtagatataaagctccaaaaaataatagagtgaacttttatgggagacctcaccgtctgcttgaaattctcaatcaggagatccttctccaagtatgcggcgaagcccttcaggaggggatggtccagagaatgcttccggtacagtcccttctcctgcatcatgtgcctggaggtctgtggccactgcacctcccgggtactgccatgtggaaaacatatttcgtcttaaaattgcaccttcaattggctcacaagcaaaagcaaaaggtatcaatgaagctgcaaatccgagacactcatactcacacttgaaagatctcgccgttgctgacactgactgcgtcctccgactgctcagtcgccgagctctccggtcgctgcacggttgtaccagccaccacaggaacactgctggtctgcgccgctactgctggggagggggtgtcaggcaccaccatgtggcgacgctccagctcctggatcatcctttcagataaataagtaaataaaaaaaactgttagtaaatgtcatactgaagaaacgaagcgagatgtgtaaaaaagactgaagagttttcccaccaacctgctcataggattagcatcatccataatgtctcgcaggtgcctgtagctgaacaccctgccccactgcagaacttcaagcgcatcctgctttgccttctccactacttcttggatggcttctttcgaagatctcttcatgcacaccctagtcagatgcaccgagaggcttgcctgtgtcttcttgcacacggggcagagcaggaaatgcctgttggaagtactgcggatataaaaaaaacaacaaaaaaaaaacaattaacagttttatgtaacagtcaaggaagtgttacttaagattagatttaattaatgtttttcaggacccattccagtcatcatcatcaacattgttcattcctcagtggtttggataaataacatttgcatatctattgtcatcctgatgggtcccagactgagaaaagtaattagtaaactacatgatcacaactaCTGAAAGATTTTTACTAattacagtcgaacttcgttacaacgtacctcgggggacattaagaatttgtacgttataaccatagtatgTTGTAACCaggtccctcaaaatgaatggaacgggggctgcatgcaagaagtgcggccggcgtggaatgcttcgtgaggataggttcatacagttaggcgcgttgctaagcgatgtagatggccggcaacagccgattctgaattgtgcacgcgctcggaagatgaggctgtacgttgtaacgatggtcagtttgcctattttcctctgaaaatcatacgttatatcgaagtttacgctgtaaaggtgtatgttctaagcgataccggcaaatggaataatgcaatacgcgaattcgggacatcgaaatttgaacgttgtattggtgtaaacgttataaacggggtatgttgtaacgaggttcgactgtagttacatttatatcaagcaatataagcccttatattttagcaatctgaaagtgctacagagtaaaaataaagagattaaacaggagaatctataaaatgtctttctaaaaagatgagtttttgtaattaaaaaaagttgcttcTGTACAAAAGGCCCTCGACTGTTAAGTGTTCAGTAATAGAAATTCTTATTTTGTTGATTTCGCTAAttcatttataatgttacaTGGAAGCAGCCATTAGTTTATTGTTTCCATGGTAGCACGTGGGCACGCATGGCGCGAACTTAGTTGCCGTCTccatttattatttctgttcaGTAACAGTAAAGGTTAGTAGCGGGGCTAACTGCGAGTGCTAATCCATTGTTCGTGTGCGTAAATGAACAAAGGGTAAGATAACCAAATTAATATTAATCTTTATGTTTGCGCCTTCAGTATACGACTAGTTATATTTATTTCTATGCAATTGTTCTATTATCCGTGAAGTGATCTGTAAATGCGCGTTCGCTTCTTTCGCGCTGTGAAGTATTGTATGTTAAACGTGAGTTCGTGTATATTCTCACTGTTAATGTTAAGGTAAGAAGAGATTGTGCTTATATTGCGGGGCACATTATAGAACGCAGTGCTGTGCTTGTATAATTAACCTTAGTATTCAGATTCAATTATACGCGAATGGAGAGATCGCGGTGTTCATGTATGGTTGTAAGCTGACCTTGTTATTGGTAGTTGCTGAGTGTATACTTACCATACCTTTGTTTCTttagaccacacacacacatacagacacacccCCAAGCACCCACATCAGCACCTGTGTCACGCGAGCCCAAAAAAGGGGATGTTGTACTGGAATGAATAAAGATTCATCAGGATCCTTGAGCCTCAAGTGGTGTTCTGGCCGACACTCCGGGATACACATGACTAGAATCCAACCCAGCAACTTCACAGAGTGATCCTAACAGCAGTCTCCACTACATTgatggtccttcgagccggataaTAGTGGTGTGTATCCTTAAAGATGGATCCTGCTTCCGAGTATGAGACTCAGGCTGCACGTTCTAGGAGATGCATTCGGCCCCCTTCCCGTTATGAAGATTACCACGTAGAGTATACCAATTACCCTTATCGCCAGTATGGAGAAAGGGAGTGGACATCTGACCAAGAGAGCCCGGACAAGATgactcccctcccctccccccagggtTCTCCATCTAGTCAGAGGTTAAGGAAGGATGCGACTCTTCCAAGGACGGACGGAGACTATGTGCTGGGAAGCCAACTGCATAGTTCAGAAGGTCAACTAGCCCCCCCGCTGCAGTTGGAGCAAGATTATGAGGAGAGACTACAGGAGCACTACACTCCCCAGCATCCACCTCAACCCCGTGAGCCCCCTACCGCCGATTTCAGAAGAGAGTTAATGCAATTGCAGCAGGAGCGCCTCCTAATGCA is part of the Paramormyrops kingsleyae isolate MSU_618 chromosome 25, PKINGS_0.4, whole genome shotgun sequence genome and encodes:
- the LOC140582674 gene encoding N-lysine methyltransferase KMT5A-A-like; the encoded protein is MDVQAAFDQLLRTHPVTLDGDIPDKTARSQTSGRFQRQLYDRWLKAQMRMRVRHVLSHFGRRQPTESRVDAWIRNQGWKSNVPSAASVLKDWRPVGSVDTAVDSSHIQELIHNQKWKGLVVMDIAGKGKGVCATRQFQAGEVVCDYHGPVVTATEGQRIHSSTKEEESGYMFFFRNSHKSECACHPGIQPFGRLINHSHKANLRPRLYSPAVGGQDVILLLALNRINVGEELLFDYGVQRKSFRGEGLRTIENM
- the LOC140582751 gene encoding uncharacterized protein — protein: MEKQSHFTFHVILTGMSPEKSPEDCWAVLRAAKNDFLAVLGKVYPEEMPLECAECCLVLYYLEATVILKHLQPPGVVEHMTVQEWMTRSTSEADHTVIVVKEHKTSVQQAATFALSSEEETWFDIYFTQVRPQLLSSKRSRTTLDDLGGDKRFFVSTAGRPAFNASNDLNRLHQKYKLDPVTYQTARRIFETATKDLTDQEKSLVADYLTHSTATADEHYRMKQSRNVVLASKLLKKLAGDSR